A single window of Aspergillus oryzae RIB40 DNA, chromosome 8 DNA harbors:
- a CDS encoding M20 family metallopeptidase (metal-dependent amidase/aminoacylase/carboxypeptidase): protein MTQITSNLSSPLQAPGQQAGCTLDVIVHAIDAHDKELQLINEQIHKNPELAFEEFKAHDNITTLLEDLGFSVTKHAYGLATAFVAEYGSGGRVVAFNAEYDALPGIGHACGHNLIATSSIGAFLGVVAALKASTLPGRVRLIGTPAEEDGGGKIKLIEAGAYEDVDACLMVHPAAHKRFPDGVTGVSYVTSNAIVKFRARFTGKPAHAAGAPWQGINTLDAVCLSYNGVSMLRQQIQPHERIHGVIVEGGTKPNVITASGTVDYFCRSTSLEEAEALKDRVIKCFDGAAIATGCSVEYETREAYADLRPNKALCANYDSAMATLGFPVASSGATQPGSTDMGNVTYVCPGFHGGFAVPADPGAFNHTPSFTKAAGTSKAYELALNTAKGMAVVGWNVLSDDSLAEGVRNDFEEDKKMRESSRR from the exons ATGACACAAATTACAAGTAACTTGTCCTCGCCACTTCAAGCTCCTGGTCAACAGGCCGGGTGTACCCTCGATGTCATTGTGCACGCAATCGACGCTCACGACAAAGAGCTACAGTTAATTAACGAACAG ATACACAAAAACCCTGAACTTGcttttgaagaattcaagGCACATGACAATATAACTACCCTGCTTGAAGACCTTGGCTTCTCGGTAACAAAGCATGCATACGGCCTCGCGACTGCCTTTGTCGCAGAATATGGAAGCGGAGGACGCGTGGTAGCCTTCAACGCCGAATATGACGCCCTTCCTGGAATAGGCCACGCATGCGGCCATAATCTCATTGCAACTTCCTCGATCGGCGCCTTTCTTGGTGTGGTCGCCGCCTTAAAAGCATCCACGCTTCCTGGTAGAGTTCGACTGATTGGCACACCGGCAGAGGAAGACGGCGGTGGTaagatcaagctcatcgaGGCTGGAGCATACGAGGACGTCGATGCGTGTCTTATGGTTCATCCCGCAGCTCATAAACGGTTCCCAGATGGTGTCACAGGTGTTTCATATGTCACGTCGAATGCAATCGTCAAATTTAGGGCCCGCTTCACTGGCAAACCAGCTCACGCGGCGGGAGCACCGTGGCAGGGCATCAATACGCTCGACGCGGTCTGTTTATCATACAATGGAGTTTCAATGTTAAGGCAACAAATACAGCCCCACGAGAGAATCCATGGTGTGATTGTCGAGGGTGGAACGAAGCCTAATGTTATCACGGCCAGTGGAACCGTGGACTACTTTTGTAGAAGCACGAGTTTGGAAGAAGCCGAGGCTCTGAAGGATAGAGTTATAAAGTGCTTTGACGGGGCTGCAATTGCAACAGGCTGCTCGGTTGAATATGAAAC TCGCGAGGCGTACGCGGATCTTAGGCCAAATAAGGCTCTTTGCGCTAACTATGATTCTGCAATGGCAACCCTCGGCTTCCCAGTTGCGAGTTCTGGAGCCACGCAGCCCGGTTCAACTGACATGG GCAACGTAACGTACGTCTGTCCTGGGTTCCATGGCGGGTTCGCTGTTCCGGCTGATCCAGGGGCATTCAACCATACCCCTAGCTTCACTAAGGCAGCTGGAACAAGCAAAGCCTATGAACTTGCCCTAAACACTGCGAAGGGTATGGCTGTTGTGGGGTGGAATGTCCTATCCGATGATAGCCTAGCGGAGGGTGTTAGAAATGACTTTgaggaggataagaagaTGCGGGAGTCGTCTCGCCGTTAG
- a CDS encoding sterol desaturase family protein (predicted protein): protein MATITRNPLDSMKSTWRSWDRTQWTAAHWLIETLNIHHIDLDKEVPIHQKTDKVPYAPELQFHRWVLIHASIPLIIHQLYINYIGQPSALLVFIFYSLSLELIAIHEVHVLRRVGHKIGFFDGDKHPRDGVPDVGVRKTVQTLLSVIFLRPMATVIISYRADEPPSSIRWFWLIFETGVYAVVLDFWYYLFHRSAHETEFLWQFHRRHHLTKHPNPLLTAYADLVQEFFDLVGTPLITYGTMKLMGFPMGFYEWWFCQQYIIFTEILGHSGLRMIATAVNPWTSFLRLFDMELLLEDHDLHHRKGWKSSYNYGKQTRVWDRLFNTCTTRIEGHRDNIDYVNTAEIPLH from the coding sequence ATGGCTACAATTACACGAAACCCGTTGGACTCGATGAAGTCCACTTGGCGTTCTTGGGATAGGACGCAGTGGACCGCAGCCCACTGGCTTATCGAAACCCTAAATATACACCATATCGATCTTGATAAAGAGGTCCCGATTCACCAGAAGACAGACAAGGTTCCTTACGCCCCAGAGCTACAATTCCATCGTTGGGTCCTCATCCACGCCAGTATCCCACTCATCATTCACCAGCTCTACATCAACTATATCGGTCAGCCCTCGGCGCTGctggtcttcatcttttaCAGCCTATCCCTGGAATTGATTGCTATCCACGAAGTACATGTCCTGCGCCGCGTCGGGCACAAGATCGGGTTCTTTGATGGCGATAAGCATCCTCGCGATGGTGTGCCTGATGTTGGAGTACGAAAGACGGTCCAGACACTCCTGTCAGTTATATTCCTACGTCCGATGGCCACAGTAATCATCTCCTATCGCGCAGATGAACCCCCGTCGTCGATCCGGTGGTTTTGGCTCATCTTCGAAACCGGCGTCTACGCAGTCGTGCTCGACTTCTGGTATTACCTATTTCACCGCTCTGCACACGAGACAGAATTTTTATGGCAGTTCCACCGCAGACACCACTTGACAAAACACCCTAATCCTCTCTTGACGGCGTACGCGGACCTCGTACAGgagttcttcgatcttgTCGGTACACCTCTGATCACATATGGGACAATGAAGCTGATGGGCTTCCCCATGGGGTTCTACGAGTGGTGGTTCTGCCAACAGTATATCATCTTCACAGAGATTTTGGGTCACAGTGGTCTGCGGATGATCGCCACAGCGGTCAATCCCTGGACCTCATTTTTAAGGCTATTTGATATGGAGCTCTTGCTCGAGGACCATGACCTGCACCATCGCAAGGGCTGGAAGAGCAGCTATAATTATGGGAAGCAGACCCGTGTGTGGGATCGCTTGTTCAACACATGCACGACTCGTATAGAGGGGCACCGGGATAATATTGACTATGTCAACACTGCGGAAATCCCGTTGCATTGA
- a CDS encoding uncharacterized protein (acyl-CoA synthetase) — translation MIDINASVSQLLLCNIRAQANQTFTSARDVRRPTLEASVVYQNVQDYDCFIFDSLSINYISISVQVKHIAMPQRSRWNVDALAFADAEDPETLSMTWTEPRLWSQRLAAGLQAAGGIYQSANPHSNARELAYQFKLTTPHFILASQETLVCALEAAEMVGIGRERVYVFNHAPLAKDGSGNDDSKTGVKHWKNLLASTEIGRSFYWKRLTPSESKLTTVYMIMTSGLVILRLPMISSHPNLTIGSTTGLPKAAEVSHYGILSNCVQTDFVMSLEPNLRTKELAAKNSRWLCTIPLYHGLALCYFCTISVARQYEIHCMLESIEKYRITELHLVLPIIVAMTKDPATFSCAAPLGPEPTFQYESLWPEGQVNIKQGLASTDLKSMPLLTSPVDPAVIQSAGSVGEPIPNCEIRLMDDDENEVEPGQSGEIWFRGPNLMKGQGMWPARMRMGGITSWTERRQVTVDEGLKPMRADILWQEMIKVKGVQVWRAELEALLLDHPAVRDAAVIGVRKDHEEHPRAYIVAAPETSVTSDDILQFVNNRVSTIKRLTGGVVFTNTIPRSPVRLTRY, via the exons ATGATCGATATTAATGCTTCAGTATCTCAACTACTTTTGTGTAATATCAGAGCTCAGGCTAATCAAACTTTTACCAGCGCACGTGATGTAAGGCGCCCGACATTGGAAGCTTCGGTAGTTTACCAAAATGTGCAAGATTACGATTGCTTCATTTTCGACTCTTTATCCATCAATTATATCAGTATTAGTGTGCAAGTAAAGCATATAGCCATGCCACAGAGATCACGGTGGAACGT CGATGCTCTCGCCTTTGCTGATGCCGAAGACCCCGAGACGTTATCCATGACCTGGACCGAACCCCGTCTCTGGTCCCAGCGCTTGGCTGCAGGACTACAAGCCGCAGG CGGCATATACCAGTCCGCGAACCCACACTCAAATGCGCGCGAGCTGGCCTATCAGTTCAAGCTCACCACGCCACACTTTATTCTGGCAAGCCAAGAAACTCTGGTCTGCGCTCTGGAGGCCGCCGAAATGGTAGGTATTGGGCGGGAGCGGGTTTACGTGTTTAATCATGCTCCGCTTGCCAAGGATGGCAGCGGCAATGATGATTCTAAAACGGGGGTAAAGCACTGGAAGAATTTATTGGCATCGACAGAGATAGGCCGAAGCTTCTATTGGAAGAGACTAACCCCAAGTGAATCGAAGTTGACCACCGTCTATATGATAATGACATCTGGGTTAGttatcctgaggcttcccATGATCTCCAGTCACCCGAACTTGACGATTGGCAGCACAACTGGTCTccccaaagcagcagagGTCTCGCATTATGGCATCCTTTCCAACTGTGTCCAGACAGATTTCGTCATGAGCCTTGAACCCAACCTCCGCACGAAGGAGCTGGCAGCCAAGAATTCCAGGTGGCTGTGCACTATTCCACTCTACCACGGCCTGGCATTATGTTATTTCTGCACCATCTCTGTCGCGAGACAG TACGAGATTCACTGTATGTTGGAAAGCATCGAGAAGTATCGTATCACGGAACTGCACCTCGTGCTCCCGATCATAGTGGCCATGACCAAGGACCCTGCA ACCTTTTCGTGTGCAGCACCGTTAGGTCCCGAACCGACCTTTCAGTACGAGTCGCTTTGGCCCGAAGgccaagtcaacatcaaGCAGGGGCTTGCGTCAACTGA CCTTAAGTCTATGCCCTTACTGACTTCGCCCGTAGATCCTGCTGTAATACAATCGG CTGGCTCCGTTGGAGAGCCAATTCCGAACTGCGAGATCAGGCtgatggatgatgatgaaaatgagGTTGAACCGGGACAAAGCGGGGAAATATGGTTTCGGGGTCCAAACCTTATGAAGG GACAGGGGATGTGGCCCGccaggatgagaatgggTGGTATTACGTCGTGGACCGAAAGAAGGCAAGTAACAGTAGACGAGGGATTAAAGCCGATGAGAGCTGACATCTTGTGGCAGGAAATGATTAAAGTCAAGGGCGTCCAGGTCTGGCGTGCTGAGCTGGAAGCACTCCTTCTCGATCACCCTGCTGTCAGGGATGCTGCCGTCATCGGTGTGAGAAA GGACCACGAGGAGCACCCTCGTGCCTACATTGTGGCAGCACCCGAAACTTCCGTCACCTCGGACGACATCTTGCAATTCGTCAACAACCGAGTATCAACGATCAAAAGACTCACAGGTGGTGTGGtcttcaccaacaccatcccCAGATCTCCGGTACGTCTTACTAGATACTAA
- a CDS encoding uncharacterized protein (predicted protein) — translation MPKSVHVPSLDSVIYTRSPHFVLEIGAIVETPHLLPDAIKWGQSFYNAVHKTDLANIMPSTYLPLTGPEKVDMGAIYGPNLEVLRDIKQRYDPRDVFRHALVKLLRGALEGSSVGGVLNTIAGAKLGDD, via the exons ATGCCTAAGAGTGTACATG TACCATCGCTGGACTCAGTCATATATACTCGGTCTCCACATTTCGTACTTGAGATAGGAGCCATTGTCGAAACACCACATCTGTTGCCCGATGCAATTAAGTGGGGCCAATCATTCTATAACGCTGTCCACAAGACGGACCTGGCAAACATTATGCCTTCAACATATCTTCCCTTAACTGGCCCAGAGAAGGTCGATATGGGAGCAATCTACGGGCCTAACCTTGAGGTCCTGAGGGACATCAAACAGCGCTATGATCCACGGGACGTTTTCAGGCATGCGCTAGTAAAG CTCTTACGCGGTGCACTCGAGGGTAGTTCCGTTGGAGGAGTTTTAAACACTATTGCCGGTGCTAAATTAGGTGATGATTAG
- a CDS encoding FAD-binding oxidoreductase (predicted protein) yields the protein MVMLYRCRYKIGRSTGGAAARGHIYYSSGFLLNVQLAYLTSPFRYMFFQTQSSHQYLHSRVEDGPIFQISGVIVRPRFAEDVAALVSVLATNNVPFSVRVGGHDMFGRSQIHDAVTIDLREIAYVDIDHTGHTARLGGGILVAELIKELEKDNLVTPHGVIPGVGYVGWATYGGYGLLSTQYGLGVDQILDAQVVDCEGRIRRADKDMLKAIRGAGGLLGIIVEVTIKVYPLGQVSEASPSRT from the exons ATGGTAATGCTATACCGATGTCGGTATAAAATAGGTCGATCAACCGGTGGGGCCGCCGCCCGTGGACATATATATTACTCGAGTGGCTTCCTGCTCAACGTGCAGCTGGCTTATCTGACTTCTCCCTTCCGGTACATGTTTTTCCAAACCCAGTCGTCTCACCAGTACCTCCACAGCAGAGTGGAAGATGGACCAATTTTTCAAATTTCTGGCG TGATTGTGCGCCCGCGCTTCGCCGAAGACGTTGCAGCCTTGGTCTCCGTCCTTGCCACAAACAACGTTCCCTTTTCCGTTCGTGTTGGTGGTCATGACATGTTTGGACGCTCACAAATACACGATGCTGTTACCATTGATCTCCGCGAGATCGCATATGTTGATATAGACCACACTGGTCATACTGCACGTCTGGGAGGTGGTATACTTGTTGCAGAATTGATTAAAGAGCTGGAGAAAGACAATCTAGTGACACCACATGGCGTGATACCTGGCGTGGGATATGTGGGTTGGGCAACCTACGGCGGGTATGGCCTCCTCAGCACTCAGTATGGGTTAGGGGTGGACCAGATTCTGGATGCCCAGGTGGTGGATTGTGAAGGCCGCATTCGCCGTGCAGATAAAGATATGTTGAAAGCCATccgaggagctggaggattGTTAGGCATTATTGTCGAGGTCACGATCAAGGTGTATCCGTTGGGCCAGGTCAGTGAAGCGTCCCCTTCTCGTACGTAA
- a CDS encoding glycosyl hydrolase family 79 C-terminal domain-containing protein (predicted protein) produces MTEIADLMNHDEVIKGTAFIKTALQNLATIGVDVPIVLGEVGNTLGNGSSGVNLEGVLGSALWEVDLSLYTMFLGVHGISMQSGTKFPFALWHPQYSNTAGAVLPAFYAQIFAAEFIGSHGNVTVANIDLGQPHLSAYAAYEGANLARLAIINLELWDGRHESQEKRHSKQMLLHVPAGTDSVTVKRLTSPAGGMARSSNQITWGGMQWTYENEGRGENVSTGAERLTVKDGTVHIAVNASEAAMVFF; encoded by the exons ATGACCGAGATAGCGGACTTGATGAACCACGACGAAGTCATCAAGGGCACAGCCTTCATCAAAACAGCGCTACAGAACTTGGCGACAATCGGAGTTGATGTCCCCATTGTCCTTGGCGAAGTGGGAAATACACTCGGTAATGGGTCATCGGGTGTAAATCTGGAAGGAGTTCTGGGGTCTGCCTTGTGGGAGGTAGACCTCTCGCTGTACACTATGTTTCTG GGAGTTCATGGTATCAGTATGCAGTCGGGAACCAAATTTCCCTTTGCGCTCTGGCACCCGCAATATAGCAACACTGCCGGTGCTGTACTGCCAGCCTTCTACGCGCAGATCTTCGCGGCAGAGTTCATCGGCTCTCATGGAAATGTTACTGTGGCAAATATCGACCTTGGACAGCCACATCTATCCGCATATGCTGCTTACGAGGGAGCTAACTTGGCTCGACTCGCCATTATTAACCTCGAGCTGTGGGATGGCCGCCATGAAAGCCAGGAAAAGCGCCACTCCAAGCAGATGCTGCTCCACGTGCCCGCTGGTACCGACAGTGTCACAGTGAAACGGCTAACTAGTCCAGCGGGGGGTATGGCCAGAAGTTCTAACCAGATCACATGGGGTGGGATGCAGTGGACTTACGAGAACGAGGGCAGAGGGGAAAATGTTTCTACTGGCGCAGAGAGATTGACTGTTAAGGATGGTACCGTGCACATCGCCGTTAACGCAAGCGAAGCTGCTATGGTCTTCTTTTGA
- a CDS encoding uncharacterized protein (predicted protein), with protein MRLLLIAPLFSAVSYGAQATNSSISICPPATKPANASDAIPATFPGYAFEESSFVYYAGNKTNPNRISQNLIRAVSQKTKTRPVIRVGGTSLDRATYDPNLSDPIYNPDPNSGIPTHLKIGPSFFDLFANFPEAKYVIDIPMYHDNLSNSILFAASANKRIGASNIYAWEIGNEPDNYGNTGADWNEKQFSEKWGNWSKAISKALNASLDSQTYQAVALSSQTGVTGTPGGDADSWKMYVLSLMVFQGDTYQKKIQRGDF; from the exons ATGCGTCTCCTTCTCATCGcgcctctcttctctgctgtCTCTTACGGAGCACAGGCTACAAATTCATCTATCTCTATATGTCCCCCGGCTACCAAGCCCGCCAATGCCTCCGACGCAATTCCAGCCACGTTTCCTGGATATGCATTTGAGGAGTCCTCCTTTGTATATTACGCGGGAAATAAGACGAATCCCAACCGTATCTCTCAAAATCTGATACGGGCAGTTTCGCAGAAGACCAAAACTCGCCCGGTCATCCGAGTGGGAGGGACATCGCT GGACCGTGCCACATACGATCCAAATCTATCCGACCCCATCTACAATCCCGATCCGAACAGCGGCATTCCGACACACTTGAAAATTGGACCGTCCTTCTTCGACCTTTTTGCCAACTTTCCGGAGGCAAAATATGTCATTGATATCCCCATGTACCATGATAATCTGAGCAACTCCATCCTGTTCGCTGCTTCAGCGAACAAAAGAATCGGCGCATCCAACATCTATGCCTGGGAGATTGGTAATGAGCCTGACAACTACGGGAATACTGGCGCGGATTGGAACGAGAAACAATTCAGCGAGAAGTGGGGAAATTGGTCCAAGGCTATATCGAAAGCGCTCAACGCTTCATTAGATTCACAAACCTACCAGGCCGTTGCCTTGTCCTCACAGACTGGGGTTACTGGTACACCTGGCGGGGATGCAGACTCGTGGAAAATGTACGTCCTCTCGCTCATGGTGTTTCAAGGTGATACTTACCAGAAGAAAATTCAGAGGGGAGATTTTTAA
- a CDS encoding uncharacterized protein (predicted protein) — MTKVFRACVVLTLFLLANAADDRTCYYLDGSTANNHVPCTTNSVTNCCGSNDICLSNGLCYLQGSQGLSLSRGTCSDKNWGTECYKPCFNETITNSHLMLASYRRNTGMPIMNIGYNYSSTQYCCGTVIVDNNAVGCKYEDPFELTEATVIPGVAYLANNGVSGNSTSSPSSSSCIAVEAGVSIPLGVIAIAAGIWALWERRRGRRQLRNYSPMSDAEGTVSVAPAPSHQHQTAELGGQGVAMSLPELMDTRTEYREAPKRCIPRVQKGNVEGK; from the exons ATGACGAAGGTTTTCCGTGCCTGCGTGGTACTTACATTATTCCTACTCGCCAATGCCGCTGACGACCGCACCTGCTACTATTTGGATGGCTCCACTGCGAACAATCATGTCCCTTGCACTACAAATTCCGTCACAAACTGCTGTGGCTCAAACGATATCTGCCTGAGCAATGGACTATGCTATCTTCAAGGGTCACAAGGACTATCCCTATCGCGAGGGACCTGCAGTGACAAGAATTGGGGGACTGAATGCTATAAGCCATGTT TTAACGAGACAATTACTAACTCCCATTTGATGCTAGCCAGCTACAGACGTAATACCGGAATGCCGATTATGAACATCGGCTACAATTACTCCTCAACGCAGTACTGCTGCGGCACGGTGATCGTCGACAACAACGCTGTGGGCTGCAAATATGAAGACCCGTTTGAACTGACAGAAGCCACGGTTATTCCCGGGGTGGCTTATCTGGCGAACAACGGTGTGAGTGGGAACTCTACttcatcgccgtcatcgtcatcgtgCATCGCGGTCGAGGCCGGCGTGAGTATCCCGCTTGGGGTGATTGCTATTGCTGCTGGGATATGGGCTCTTTGGGAACGGCGCCGTGGCCGTCGCCAACTCCGGAACTATTCTCCAATGAGTGATGCCGAGGGAACTGTGTCAGTGGCACCCGCGCCGAGTCACCAGCATCAGACAGCAGAGCTCGGTGGGCAGGGGGTGGCGATGTCGTTACCAGAGTTGATGGACACCAGGACGGAATATCGAGAAGCCCCCA AACGCTGTATTCCAAGAGTGCAAAAGGGGAATGTTGAGGGGAAATAA
- a CDS encoding uncharacterized protein (predicted protein): MLDTSDSIALTAFVVSIIALAATASQLLQQYFTTAYGYNRCSRRFIGDWSRFRHRRYIWREFRFETTFVRPHIYIGFADAKFNAPAPPSPSWNVLDLIPPVRKDNAWQSKYLGKSILISQLGDDFSDVRTHVSWTLFLQHIKMFNDLSNRRMQTVSSSLHAGTDRDSETSRLYDQLSDSDQIDDRELEDGSGYVLSAKADHSVEPNRHFGICVKFEPCTWDDLPGTANILTGTVSLRDLAVFGRLLGLQWNCGPFMGTPGRLEQQGASAGVDSLPPRGGFQAIGNSLALTEKELPQLRYEQREQSPPGFRFPRMETFIIHEATVAMFYGHIVPDDDLLPGYLPIRVGDAAAWETRLQQMWIHQRPAASSTFVHCLVPLLSTVISDRFTYAVRVPKPHQFTIGPFARPNITDSFRETVDRVIQSCSHLDNMVQERRPGTLVRKIAAAIDDLRQYPRRANTGVQDLNYWTVCQGEASAWAHFENDNNKEAEIFFHKVHDYIDMVQEELSSLIRRKDAAIGIYTNLYFDLVCAFFEFAIEQNNNGQSGKANKTRKGPIMQWRATMEALFDNLNVIEASFRERGKRRAIMHANGMSAGTLGDQFDVVVRCEGIRGYDSVDSDEIREATIAMVFRAMCWLVT, encoded by the coding sequence ATGCTGGATACAAGTGACTCTATAGCCCTCACGGCATTTGTAGTATCTATAATCGCGTTGGCTGCAACAGCGTCCCAGTTGCTACAGCAATATTTCACAACCGCATATGGATACAATCGTTGTTCGAGGCGGTTCATCGGCGACTGGTCTCGCTTCCGACATCGACGGTATATCTGGCGGGAGTTCCGATTTGAGACCACATTTGTCCGGCCCCATATTTATATCGGTTTTGCTGATGCGAAGTTTAATGCGCCAGCTCCGCCATCTCCTTCATGGAATGTACTGGATCTGATTCCCCCCGTACGGAAAGATAACGCCTGGCAGTCTAAGTACTTGGGGAAGTCTATTCTGATTAGCCAGCTTGGTGATGACTTTAGTGACGTGCGCACCCATGTTTCCTGGACATTGTTTCTACAGCATATTAAAATGTTCAATGACCTCTCGAATAGACGAATGCAGACAGTTTCGTCGTCATTACATGCTGGAACTGATCGAGATTCTGAAACATCAAGGCTTTACGACCAACTTTCGGACAGTGATCAGATTGATGACCGGGAGTTAGAAGATGGATCCGGATATGTCCTTTCTGCTAAGGCAGACCACAGCGTAGAGCCAAATAGACACTTTGGTATCTGTGTCAAATTCGAGCCGTGTACCTGGGATGACCTTCCGGGAACAGCCAATATCTTGACAGGCACAGTTTCACTCCGGGACCTTGCCGTGTTTGGCCGTCTGCTGGGCCTCCAATGGAATTGTGGGCCATTTATGGGCACCCCAGGAAGGTTGGAGCAGCAAGGAGCCTCGGCGGGAGTGGATAGTCTGCCCCCGAGAGGGGGATTTCAAGCGATTGGAAACAGTCTCGCCCTGACTGAAAAGGAACTTCCCCAGCTGCGGTATGAGCAGAGAGAACAATCGCCACCGGGGTTCCGATTCCCCCGAATGGAGACATTCATCATCCACGAAGCCACAGTCGCCATGTTCTATGGACACATAGTCCCGGATGACGACCTTCTTCCCGGGTACTTGCCGATCAGAGTTGGGGATGCTGCAGCCTGGGAGACCCGGCTACAGCAAATGTGGATTCACCAACGCCCTGCCGCTTCATCTACTTTCGTCCATTGTCTGGTGCCATTGCTCTCGACAGTCATTAGCGATCGTTTCACCTATGCTGTACGTGTTCCAAAGCCCCACCAGTTCACCATTGGGCCTTTTGCACGTCCCAACATTACGGATAGTTTTAGAGAAACTGTGGATCGTGTCATACAGAGCTGTAGCCATCTTGACAACATGGTACAAGAGAGACGCCCTGGAACGCTTGTCCGAAAGATCGCAGCAGCGATCGATGACCTCCGGCAGTATCCTCGACGTGCAAATACCGGAGTACAAGACTTGAACTACTGGACAGTATGTCAAGGTGAAGCTTCAGCATGGGCTCATTTCGAGAACGATAATAATAAAGAGGCGGAAATATTTTTTCACAAGGTGCACGACTATATAGACATGGTACAAGAGGAGCTCTCCTCTCTTATCCGCAGGAAGGACGCAGCTATTGGTATATACACCAACTTGTACTTCGACCTCGTTTGTGCGTTTTTCGAGTTTGCCATCGAACAGAACAACAATGGGCAGTCAGGAAAGGCGAATAAGACGCGGAAAGGACCGATCATGCAGTGGCGGGCCACGATGGAGGCCTTGTTTGATAACCTAAACGTCATTGAAGCTAGTTTCCGCGAACGGGGAAAACGACGCGCAATCATGCATGCCAACGGGATGTCCGCTGGAACTCTAGGGGATCAGTTTGATGTGGTAGTCCGCTGTGAAGGTATCAGGGGATATGATTCAGTCGACTCGGATGAGATAAGGGAGGCAACTATAGCCATGGTTTTCCGAGCAATGTGCTGGTTAGTGACTTGA